The following proteins come from a genomic window of Blastococcus sp. HT6-30:
- a CDS encoding peptidoglycan DD-metalloendopeptidase family protein, whose amino-acid sequence MSSLHHDRLPEEDAAPAETATPSLAPVRSTSGDVEEKAPSTVPPQREGKAQASEVRRATDPAAGTLAARAEASRTGKAAGARAVRVTVATARATIARKAATEVAADPAPVRRRPTPYKRSAVDLTALAPVTDIAALVDAPLAAPAAVVVVKDAPAALAGAGGRRGLLARRPPSGRRRSPLYLAAVLVGALGVSGASVGEPAAVETHPVSHSVSVAEQLGIEGSASAEVVDAEDTSLLREMVVSRNARDAERAAAADAQAEADRLATEEAARAAAEAARPKAVLPVPGGRLTSGFGPRWGTLHAGIDLAAPMRTPEYAAMDGVVLEAGAASGYGLAVYIQHGNGDVTVYGHMDEILVEPGQIVRAGDTIALLGNRGQSTGPHLHFEVHVGGIDGQRIDPLPWLRERGVAI is encoded by the coding sequence ATGAGCTCGCTCCACCACGACCGCCTCCCCGAGGAGGATGCGGCGCCGGCCGAGACGGCCACCCCGTCGCTCGCCCCGGTCCGCTCCACCAGCGGGGACGTCGAGGAGAAGGCCCCGTCCACGGTTCCGCCGCAGCGCGAGGGGAAGGCGCAGGCGTCCGAGGTCCGTCGGGCCACCGATCCGGCCGCCGGCACCCTGGCGGCTCGCGCCGAGGCCTCCCGCACGGGGAAGGCCGCGGGCGCGAGGGCCGTCCGGGTGACCGTGGCGACCGCCAGGGCCACCATCGCCCGGAAGGCCGCAACCGAGGTCGCGGCGGATCCGGCCCCGGTGCGGCGCCGTCCCACCCCGTACAAGCGGTCCGCGGTCGATCTCACCGCCCTGGCTCCGGTCACCGACATCGCCGCGCTGGTCGACGCGCCCCTCGCCGCACCTGCCGCCGTCGTCGTGGTGAAGGACGCCCCGGCCGCCCTGGCCGGGGCCGGCGGGCGCCGCGGGCTCCTGGCCCGACGCCCGCCGTCGGGGCGTCGGCGTTCCCCGCTCTACCTCGCCGCCGTTCTGGTCGGGGCGCTCGGCGTGAGCGGCGCCTCGGTCGGCGAGCCGGCCGCCGTGGAGACCCACCCGGTCAGCCACTCGGTCAGCGTGGCCGAGCAGCTGGGCATCGAGGGGTCCGCCTCGGCCGAGGTCGTCGACGCCGAGGACACCTCGTTGCTCCGCGAGATGGTGGTCAGCCGCAACGCGCGCGACGCCGAGCGGGCCGCTGCCGCGGACGCACAGGCGGAGGCCGACCGGCTCGCCACCGAGGAGGCCGCGCGCGCCGCCGCCGAGGCGGCCCGCCCGAAGGCCGTCCTGCCCGTCCCCGGGGGCCGGCTCACCAGCGGCTTCGGTCCGCGGTGGGGAACGCTGCACGCCGGCATCGACCTCGCCGCCCCCATGCGCACCCCGGAGTACGCGGCGATGGACGGCGTCGTCCTCGAGGCGGGCGCGGCCAGCGGATACGGGCTGGCCGTGTACATCCAGCACGGCAACGGCGACGTCACCGTCTACGGGCACATGGACGAGATCCTGGTCGAGCCGGGTCAGATCGTCCGCGCCGGCGACACGATCGCGCTGCTCGGCAACCGTGGTCAGTCGACCGGCCCGCACCTGCACTTCGAGGTGCACGTCGGCGGGATCGACGGGCAGCGGATCGACCCGCTCCCGTGGCTGCGGGAGCGCGGCGTCGCGATCTGA
- a CDS encoding alcohol dehydrogenase catalytic domain-containing protein produces MRAVTWHGRGDVRVDTVPDPTIQDQTDVIVEITSSGICGSDLHLIEVLAPFMTVGDVMGHEPMGIVREVGRDVTSVKPGDRVVVPFNVSCNTCWTCSQGLQSQCETTQNREQGMGASLFGYTKLYGQVPGGQAEYLRVPFGNTLPIKVPDAPLDDRFVYLSDVLPTAWQAVQYAGIPEGGSVLVLGLGPIGDMATRVAKHLGAGQVIASDVVPERLARARRNGITVIDSTDQAEVVARVRDLTDGRGPDAVIDAVGMEAHGSPLATIAQKATAVVPDAIMERVMTVVGIDRLAALNTAIEAVRRGGTISLSGVYGGATDPLPLMRMFDKQIQLRMGQANVWRWVPDILPLLLDGDPLGVDEFATHRLPLEQAPEAYANFRQKKDGAVKVLLQP; encoded by the coding sequence ATGCGCGCAGTGACCTGGCACGGACGAGGAGACGTCCGGGTGGACACCGTTCCCGACCCGACCATCCAGGATCAGACGGACGTCATCGTCGAGATCACCTCGAGCGGCATCTGCGGCTCCGACCTCCACCTCATCGAGGTGCTGGCGCCCTTCATGACCGTCGGCGACGTCATGGGTCACGAGCCGATGGGCATCGTGCGCGAGGTCGGCCGCGACGTCACCTCCGTCAAGCCCGGCGACCGGGTCGTCGTTCCGTTCAACGTCTCCTGCAACACCTGCTGGACGTGCTCGCAGGGTCTGCAGTCCCAGTGCGAGACGACGCAGAACCGCGAGCAGGGCATGGGTGCCTCGCTGTTCGGCTACACCAAGCTCTACGGCCAGGTGCCCGGCGGCCAGGCCGAGTACCTGCGGGTGCCGTTCGGCAACACGCTGCCGATCAAGGTGCCCGACGCCCCGCTGGACGACCGGTTCGTCTACCTCTCCGACGTGCTGCCCACCGCCTGGCAGGCGGTGCAGTACGCCGGCATCCCGGAGGGCGGCAGTGTCCTGGTCCTGGGCCTCGGCCCGATCGGTGACATGGCCACGCGCGTCGCCAAGCACCTCGGCGCCGGGCAGGTCATCGCCTCCGACGTCGTACCCGAGCGGCTCGCCCGGGCCCGACGCAACGGCATCACCGTCATCGACTCGACCGACCAGGCCGAGGTCGTGGCTCGGGTGCGCGACCTCACCGACGGCCGGGGCCCCGACGCGGTGATCGACGCCGTCGGCATGGAGGCGCACGGCTCGCCCCTGGCCACCATCGCCCAGAAGGCCACCGCCGTGGTGCCCGACGCGATCATGGAGCGGGTCATGACCGTGGTCGGCATCGACCGGCTGGCCGCGCTGAACACCGCCATCGAGGCCGTCCGCCGCGGCGGCACGATCTCGCTGTCCGGTGTCTACGGCGGGGCCACCGACCCGCTGCCGCTGATGCGGATGTTCGACAAGCAGATCCAGCTGCGCATGGGCCAGGCGAACGTGTGGCGCTGGGTGCCCGACATCCTGCCGCTGCTGCTCGACGGCGACCCGCTGGGCGTCGACGAGTTCGCCACCCACCGCCTGCCGCTGGAGCAGGCGCCGGAGGCCTACGCGAACTTCCGCCAGAAGAAGGACGGCGCGGTCAAGGTGCTGCTCCAGCCGTGA
- a CDS encoding cation diffusion facilitator family transporter, whose protein sequence is MGHGHAHGAETAAGPQRRRLAVVLALTVAVLGAEVVGAVLSGSLALLADAGHMATDAAGIALALGAVTLAQRPARGRRTFGWQRAEILAAVANGVLLLGVAGYVLVEAVRRIGNPPEVGSGLMLAIAVVGLVVNLIGLAVLHRGRGESLNVRGAYLEVLADALGSVAVIVAAVVIATTGWTPADTVASLVIGCLVLPRAWHLLRDALDVLLEAAPRGVDLDQVRAHIVAVDGVLGVHDLHAWTITSGLPVLSAHVVVSDEALAVGHGGRVLDALCACLGSHFDMEHCTFQLEAETHAGHEAPVHD, encoded by the coding sequence ATGGGGCACGGCCACGCGCACGGAGCGGAAACGGCCGCGGGGCCGCAACGCCGCCGGCTCGCCGTCGTCCTCGCGCTCACGGTGGCGGTGCTCGGCGCCGAGGTCGTCGGCGCGGTGCTCTCCGGGTCGCTCGCCCTGCTGGCCGACGCCGGGCACATGGCCACCGACGCCGCCGGGATCGCGCTCGCCCTGGGTGCGGTGACGCTGGCGCAGCGGCCGGCCCGGGGACGGCGGACCTTCGGCTGGCAGCGCGCGGAGATCCTCGCGGCCGTCGCCAACGGCGTCCTGCTGCTCGGTGTGGCGGGCTACGTGCTCGTCGAGGCGGTGCGGCGGATCGGGAACCCGCCCGAGGTGGGGTCGGGCCTGATGCTCGCCATCGCCGTCGTCGGGCTGGTGGTGAACCTGATCGGCCTCGCGGTGCTGCACCGCGGCCGCGGTGAGTCCCTGAACGTGCGGGGGGCCTACCTGGAGGTCCTCGCCGATGCCCTCGGATCGGTCGCCGTCATCGTCGCCGCCGTGGTCATCGCCACCACCGGCTGGACCCCCGCTGACACCGTCGCCTCCCTGGTCATCGGCTGCCTCGTCCTGCCCCGGGCGTGGCACCTGCTCCGCGACGCCCTCGACGTGCTGCTGGAGGCCGCGCCCCGCGGGGTGGACCTGGACCAGGTCCGCGCGCACATCGTCGCCGTCGACGGGGTCCTCGGTGTGCACGACCTGCACGCCTGGACGATCACCTCCGGGCTGCCGGTGCTGTCCGCGCACGTCGTCGTCTCCGACGAGGCGCTGGCGGTCGGCCACGGCGGCCGGGTGCTCGACGCACTCTGCGCCTGCCTCGGAAGCCACTTCGACATGGAGCACTGCACGTTCCAGCTCGAGGCCGAGACCCACGCCGGCCACGAGGCGCCCGTCCACGACTGA
- a CDS encoding oxidoreductase: MTIPTAENSGTYRLGDREVHRLGYGAMQLAGPHVMGPPADRDAAVAVLRRALELGVDHIDTSDYYGPTVVNELIREALHPYPEDLVIVTKVGARRDADGGWPEALDADDLRRAVQENIDHLGVEALDVVNLRMPGFAEPVQRSLAEPFEALAAMQQEGLVRHLGVSNVTPQMFAEARAIAPVVCVQNHYNLVHRADDPLIDALAREGVAYTPFFPLGGFTPLQSAALETVARRLETTPMQVALAWLLARSPNLLLIPGTSSVAHLEENLQAGARVLGPAELEELDRIGGTGEPPVDL; encoded by the coding sequence ATGACGATCCCCACTGCCGAGAACTCCGGCACCTACCGCCTCGGTGACCGCGAGGTCCACCGCCTGGGTTACGGCGCCATGCAACTGGCCGGCCCGCACGTCATGGGGCCGCCGGCCGACCGGGACGCCGCCGTCGCCGTGCTCCGCCGCGCCCTCGAGCTCGGCGTCGACCACATCGACACCAGCGACTACTACGGGCCGACCGTCGTCAACGAGCTGATCCGCGAGGCGCTGCACCCCTATCCCGAGGACCTGGTCATCGTGACCAAGGTGGGCGCCCGGCGGGACGCCGACGGCGGCTGGCCCGAGGCGCTGGACGCCGACGACCTGCGGCGCGCCGTCCAGGAGAACATCGACCACCTGGGCGTCGAGGCGCTCGACGTCGTCAACCTGCGCATGCCCGGCTTCGCCGAACCGGTGCAGCGCTCGCTCGCCGAGCCGTTCGAGGCGCTGGCCGCTATGCAGCAGGAGGGGCTCGTCCGCCACCTCGGGGTCAGCAACGTGACGCCGCAGATGTTCGCCGAGGCCCGCGCCATCGCGCCCGTCGTGTGCGTGCAGAACCACTACAACCTCGTGCACCGCGCGGACGACCCGCTCATCGACGCCCTGGCCCGCGAGGGCGTCGCCTACACGCCGTTCTTCCCGCTGGGCGGGTTCACCCCGCTGCAGTCGGCCGCGCTGGAGACCGTCGCCCGCCGCCTCGAGACGACGCCGATGCAGGTCGCGCTGGCCTGGCTGCTCGCCCGCTCCCCCAACCTGCTGCTCATCCCGGGCACCTCCTCGGTGGCCCACCTGGAGGAGAACCTGCAGGCCGGCGCCCGCGTGCTGGGGCCGGCCGAGCTCGAGGAGCTGGACCGCATCGGTGGCACCGGCGAGCCCCCCGTCGACCTCTGA